From a single Capsicum annuum cultivar UCD-10X-F1 chromosome 12, UCD10Xv1.1, whole genome shotgun sequence genomic region:
- the LOC107851680 gene encoding ribosome-recycling factor, translated as MAISIRRALTSYRSFYGALRAANFSANRLIGSSSSPFPCENVPCAPPLANFMVESRRSFAKGRRQREEVDDDYESATAVAVNIGPNIKATAVSLMEAAIDSLSRELAKLRTGRASAGMLDHIIVETGGVKTPLCRMAVISVLDPKTLSVNPYDPDSLKELEKAIIQSPLGLNPQSDNQRLIVPIPPLTKEHVQAVCKVVAKSSEDVKQSIRRARQKALDTMKKHLPKKKDKDKSASAFSEDDAKRLEKEIDDLTKRFIKSAEDMCKSKEREITSS; from the exons ATGGCGATTTCTATTAGACGAGCATTAACATCTTACCGAAGCTTCTATGGTGCATTACGAGCTGCCAATTTCAGTGCAAATCGTTTGATAGGCTCCAGCTCTAGTCCATTTCCGTGCGAAAATGTGCCATGTGCTCCGCCGTTGGCCAATTTTATGGTTGAAAGTCGGAGAAGTTTTGCTAAAGGAAGGAGACAAA GGGAGGAGGTAGATGACGATTATGAAAGTGCAACCGCCGTAGCTGTAAACATAGGTCCTAACATTAAAGCTACTGCAGTCTCACTGATGGAGGCAGCAATTGATTCATTATCGCGAGAATTGGCCAAGCTGCGAACTGGAAGAGCATCGGCAG GGATGCTTGATCATATCATTGTTGAAACAGGAGGTGTTAAGACACCTCTTTGCAGGATGGCTGTCATTTCAGTGCTAGATCCAAAAACCTTGTCAGTGAATCCTTATGATCCAGAT TCCCTCAAAGAGTTGGAGAAAGCCATTATTCAATCTCCCTTGGGGTTGAATCCCCAATCCGACAACCAGAGATTAATTGTACCAATACCTCC GTTGACTAAGGAGCATGTGCAG GCTGTATGTAAAGTGGTTGCGAAATCATCTGAAGACGTAAAGCAAAGTATAAGACGAGCTCGCCAGAAG GCTTTGGACACTATGAAGAAACATTTGCcaaagaagaaagacaaagacAAGTCAGCTTCAGCTTTCTCAGAAGATGATGCAAAAAGACTAGAGAAGGAA AttgatgacttgactaaaaggtttATAAAGTCAGCAGAAGATATGTGCAAGTCCAAGgaaagagaaataactagcagtTGA
- the LOC107849578 gene encoding tRNA (adenine(37)-N6)-methyltransferase isoform X2, giving the protein MAEAKLLTVSIALTALTALAAAIGVGFWRRKTRADEEKIRELEKSLKAALQNCSAERQGRIRAQQALRKVAKSNDSNNSYPLAPIAITRSCFSTRNGTPRQPLIVPLARACLVFDPTRVPPASLEGLEGYSHCWIIYVFHLNTDLDKLWKDPSRSKFKAKVRVPRLKGERMGVFATRSPHRPCPIGLTVAKVDAVDGNKVFISGVDLVDGTPILDIKPYLPYCDSIPGAVVPDWVKVDNLLAITSVNFAHDFSASLNHCWSRKMEKKKKKNEISLYTSQTEFQNLIQQVLSWDIRSVSQRIRPHITENVMLEDDDSQKELHILDDIVYHLILEGLDISYKIDYGGNVHVEKIEPFQTEETYATS; this is encoded by the exons ATGGCGGAGGCCAAATTGCTAACAGTCTCCATAGCACTCACCGCTCTTACTGCATTAGCAGCAGCAATAGGTGTTGGATTTTGGAGAAGAAAGACGAGGGCCGATGAGGAGAAAATCCGAgagttggaaaaatctttgaagGCTGCGTTGCAAAATTGCAGTGCTGAGAGACAAGGCCGCATTAGAGCTCAACAGGCATTGAGGAAAGTGGCCAAGTCAAATGATTCTAATAATTCATATCCTTTGGCACCTATTGCAATCACTCGGTCATGCTTCTCCACAAG GAATGGCACTCCAAGGCAGCCTTTAATTGTACCACTTGCTAGAGCATGTTTAGTATTTGATCCAACTCGTGTTCCACCTGCATCTCTTGAGGGTCTTGAAGGCTATTCACATTGTTGGATAATCTATGTCTTCCATTTAAATACGGATCTTGACAAGTTATGGAAAGATCCATCACGGTCTAAGTTCAAGGCAAAGGTAAGAGTACCAAGGCTAAAAGGAGAAAGGATGGGGGTCTTTGCGACAAGATCTCCTCATCGCCCATGCCCTATAGGCCTCACTGTTGCAAAGGTTGATGCTGTGGATGGGAATAAAGTTTTCATTTCTGGTGTTGACTTAGTTGATGGAACTCCCATCCTTGATATCAAGCCATATCTTCCATACTGTGATAGCATACCCGGTGCAGTGGTCCCCGATTGGGTAAAGGTGGATAATTTGTTAGCTATAACATCTGTCAACTTCGCTCACGACTTCTCTGCATCTCTTAACCATTGTTGGTcaagaaaaatggagaagaagaagaagaagaatgagatATCACTTTATACATCTCAGACagaatttcaaaacttaattCAACAAGTGCTGTCATGGGACATAAGATCAGTATCTCAGAGGATTCGGCCGCATATCACTGAAAATGTAATGCTTGAAGATGACGACAGTCAAAAGGAACTTCATATTCTCGATGATATTGTTTACcaccttattttggaaggccttgatATCTCCTACAAAATTGACTATGGCGGCAATGTTCATGTTGAAAAGATTGAACCTTTCCAAACTGAAGAAACTTATGCAACTTCATGA
- the LOC107849578 gene encoding tRNA (adenine(37)-N6)-methyltransferase isoform X1, translating to MRLRKRMVVATSGLSRSLFFMAEAKLLTVSIALTALTALAAAIGVGFWRRKTRADEEKIRELEKSLKAALQNCSAERQGRIRAQQALRKVAKSNDSNNSYPLAPIAITRSCFSTRNGTPRQPLIVPLARACLVFDPTRVPPASLEGLEGYSHCWIIYVFHLNTDLDKLWKDPSRSKFKAKVRVPRLKGERMGVFATRSPHRPCPIGLTVAKVDAVDGNKVFISGVDLVDGTPILDIKPYLPYCDSIPGAVVPDWVKVDNLLAITSVNFAHDFSASLNHCWSRKMEKKKKKNEISLYTSQTEFQNLIQQVLSWDIRSVSQRIRPHITENVMLEDDDSQKELHILDDIVYHLILEGLDISYKIDYGGNVHVEKIEPFQTEETYATS from the exons ATGCGGTTAAGAAAAAGAATGGTTGTTGCAACTTCTGGATTA TCTAGGTCATTATTTTTCATGGCGGAGGCCAAATTGCTAACAGTCTCCATAGCACTCACCGCTCTTACTGCATTAGCAGCAGCAATAGGTGTTGGATTTTGGAGAAGAAAGACGAGGGCCGATGAGGAGAAAATCCGAgagttggaaaaatctttgaagGCTGCGTTGCAAAATTGCAGTGCTGAGAGACAAGGCCGCATTAGAGCTCAACAGGCATTGAGGAAAGTGGCCAAGTCAAATGATTCTAATAATTCATATCCTTTGGCACCTATTGCAATCACTCGGTCATGCTTCTCCACAAG GAATGGCACTCCAAGGCAGCCTTTAATTGTACCACTTGCTAGAGCATGTTTAGTATTTGATCCAACTCGTGTTCCACCTGCATCTCTTGAGGGTCTTGAAGGCTATTCACATTGTTGGATAATCTATGTCTTCCATTTAAATACGGATCTTGACAAGTTATGGAAAGATCCATCACGGTCTAAGTTCAAGGCAAAGGTAAGAGTACCAAGGCTAAAAGGAGAAAGGATGGGGGTCTTTGCGACAAGATCTCCTCATCGCCCATGCCCTATAGGCCTCACTGTTGCAAAGGTTGATGCTGTGGATGGGAATAAAGTTTTCATTTCTGGTGTTGACTTAGTTGATGGAACTCCCATCCTTGATATCAAGCCATATCTTCCATACTGTGATAGCATACCCGGTGCAGTGGTCCCCGATTGGGTAAAGGTGGATAATTTGTTAGCTATAACATCTGTCAACTTCGCTCACGACTTCTCTGCATCTCTTAACCATTGTTGGTcaagaaaaatggagaagaagaagaagaagaatgagatATCACTTTATACATCTCAGACagaatttcaaaacttaattCAACAAGTGCTGTCATGGGACATAAGATCAGTATCTCAGAGGATTCGGCCGCATATCACTGAAAATGTAATGCTTGAAGATGACGACAGTCAAAAGGAACTTCATATTCTCGATGATATTGTTTACcaccttattttggaaggccttgatATCTCCTACAAAATTGACTATGGCGGCAATGTTCATGTTGAAAAGATTGAACCTTTCCAAACTGAAGAAACTTATGCAACTTCATGA